One Gemmatimonadaceae bacterium genomic window, GCGCCGCCGGATTGCTCCGGCGGCGCTTTTTTAGTCCTTGTACGGATCGAGCTCGTTCTCGCCCGCCATGACGACGATGATCGGGCGGAGCGTGTGTAATAACTCGACACTGGGTCCCTGCGCCGCGAGGACATCGGGGAGCCGGCGATAAGCGTGCGGGCTCTCGTCGAGGCCGCCGCCGCGCAGAATGACACCTTTTCCGCCGACCCACTCACGCAGCATCTCCCAGGAAACCTTCCCAGGCGATTTCACCTCGCCGGTCTTGCGATTGACCTTGCCGCGCGCTTCGGTGCGACTCATGACGCGGCCGGCACCGTGCACCGTCGAGTACAGCGCGCCGCGCTGCTCGTCGCTATCGCCGGCCGCACCGGCGAGAATCACCGCGTCGTCGCCCATCGAGCCGCCGACGAAGCCCTTCTGACCAGGAAACGCCGGCGTCGCGCCTTTGCGGACGACAATGTACTCCTCACCGTCGTGCTTCTCGGTCCACGCAAAGTTGTGATGATTGTGAACCAGCTCCATCTCGCGACCGCCAAGGATCGAGACGACTTTGCGCGCGACCCACTCCCGGCCAGCGTACGCGTACTCGCCGGCGAGATTCATGAGGTGCCAGTAGTCGTGGCCTAACGGGTCGTCGATCGCGAGCAGCGCTTCCTTCTCGGGCACGCGCTCGCCCCACTTCTTGCCTTGCGAAAGCGCGAGAAATCCCGAGGCGACTCCGTGACCGAAACCGCGCGACCCGAAGTGGACGCCGATCCAGATGCGACCCTGCTCGTCGGCGAAGATGTCGACGTAGTGGTTTCCGCTCCCGACAGTGCCGAGCTGATTGCGCGCTTTCGCGTTGAGCGAGGCGCGGTCCGGCTTCGCCGGGATTGCGCCCCACACGTCCGACTCGAAGAGAGGATGATCAGTCGGCGCGTCGTCGGCGAGATTGTTGCGCCCCATGCCGAAGCTGATCGTGCCTTGAATCTCGTCGGCGATGTGTTCGAGCTCGTTAGGCGTGAACTGCTCGAGGGTGAGGTTCGTGCGGATCGCCGCGTTGCCGCAGGCGATGTCGAACCCGACGCCGACGACGGACACCTTGCGCCG contains:
- a CDS encoding RtcB family protein, producing MIFGTHDEKTLAQLADVASRAERVALMADGHLGYVMPIGGVAAYRRKVSVVGVGFDIACGNAAIRTNLTLEQFTPNELEHIADEIQGTISFGMGRNNLADDAPTDHPLFESDVWGAIPAKPDRASLNAKARNQLGTVGSGNHYVDIFADEQGRIWIGVHFGSRGFGHGVASGFLALSQGKKWGERVPEKEALLAIDDPLGHDYWHLMNLAGEYAYAGREWVARKVVSILGGREMELVHNHHNFAWTEKHDGEEYIVVRKGATPAFPGQKGFVGGSMGDDAVILAGAAGDSDEQRGALYSTVHGAGRVMSRTEARGKVNRKTGEVKSPGKVSWEMLREWVGGKGVILRGGGLDESPHAYRRLPDVLAAQGPSVELLHTLRPIIVVMAGENELDPYKD